Proteins co-encoded in one Papaver somniferum cultivar HN1 chromosome 5, ASM357369v1, whole genome shotgun sequence genomic window:
- the LOC113277703 gene encoding uncharacterized protein LOC113277703, giving the protein MSNMMAMMQQIAAVVVKPSRPAYENVEHVNAIFSTQPYGIYSNTYEQVASTSSVYNHPSEFQQQVQQPQQAQKSELAKMVTFVEALMSVVQQNQQLVNLNQQKTDNAIKELQSQVGQPQQQQPQNQGSNMEELLKSFMQRTEGAVKDLQTQVGSMAYEINHLHAKNGSLKLIETWSKIGIFGMFLRRSK; this is encoded by the exons ATGAGCAATATGATggcaatgatgcaacaaattgcaGCAGTGGTTGTAAAACCATCACGCCCAGCTTATGAGAACGTAGAGCATGTCAATGCTATATTCTCAACTCAGCCGTATGGTATTTACTCCAACACTTACGAGCAAGTTGCAAGTACAAGTTCTGTTTACAACCATCCGAGTGAGTTCCAACAACAAGTGCAGCAACCGCAACAAGCCCAAAAGTCAGAATTGGCAAAGATGGTTACTTTTGTGGAGGCTCTAATGTCCGTGGTACAGCAAAATCAACAACTAGTGAACTTAAATCAGCAGAAAACGGATAATGCAATTAAGGAGTTGCAATCACAAGTtggtcaaccacaacaacaacaacctcaaaatcaagggtccaatatggaagagttgctgaaatcttttatgcaaagaacggagggTGCGGTCAAGGACTTGCAAACACAAGTTGGTTCGATGGCCTATGAGATTAATCATTTGCATGCAAAAAATG GTTCGTTAAAGCTAATAGAAACGTGGAGCAAGATAGGGAtatttgggatgtttttaagaaggtccaagtga